The nucleotide window CATCGGTTTATCCGTAGTTCCTAATGTGGCCGCTCTCTCCTTAGCCTCTACCATTGGACTTCATCCCCTCCTGGCCACCGTCGTTCATAATGGGTCGGCGATCGCTGCTGGGGTTAACGGCTTACGTCCTTTAATTCAACATAGTTTAGAACCGGCTAATCCTTGACATTTGACTTAAATTATGACATTAGGAGTCTTCCTAAGACTTGTCCTCGCAAAAAACTGTCAATAATTTAACATTTGTTAAATGCTCTTAAGGACTATACTTATAGTATAAGTAAAAATAGTCCTAGTACGAGGGCGAACGATGGGATTCGAACCCACGAATGGAGGAACCACAATCCTCTGCCTTAACCCCTTGGCTACGCTCGCCATATTTTTCATATCTAACATGATAACACATTTATCTGATAATGTTGTACATTAAACTCAGTTCGATAGAATTTCTTAGAACGAGGAGTGAAGCAACATGAAAATTATACGGTTGCTGGGTGTATTTACAGGAGTTACTCTCGCTATGATGGGGGGGGTAATGGCCATGAGCAATCCCGGACAGAATGACTATGAAAGTTATGCCACAGAACAACTAGCGGGTCATCTCAAACAGAGTGTATGTACTCAAATTTCTGGAGAAATGAAAGCCGTGTTAAGGAGTGGCTGTAAAACCTTGGTTGACACAGGTCGGCCTCAGATGAAGTCTATTATTGCCCAGACGACTAGACGACAGAATTTTGTCTTATTTAGCATTTACCAGACTGATTTAGCTTTTTCTTCACCGATTCCCAGTTATCAATTTGGGACAATTGGAGTGATGCAAAAGTTCTACACTTATGAATCAGATGAATATTAAGGTAACTCGTTCCATGATTGAGACTTCAAGAATCTTGGGACTGATAGTTGGAATTTTGTTTTAGCTAACCCCGAGAGAAGCCTCACGGTGAATTTTCGACTTCAACATAATCTCGAAAAGGATTCCCCATCGTAGAGGCGTTGGGGAGGAATTTTCGACCAACAAATAAACTAACCTCAAAGGGTGCTAACAGAAGACTGGTGAATCTCTTGGATTTTACATCACTGAATCCGGAACTCCTTACATGGCATGGAGGACGCTCTCTCAATAAAATACGATAAACGAGGTCAAATTATTATCCGCCTATGTGGTGGGATAGTTTATGTAGTCAAGTCCTAAATAAAGGGCAGCAACAGTTCCGGAAACAGAAATTTCCCCTTCAGTAATTTTTTGTTTAATGGCTGTCATGGGAATTAAAATGACTTCGATATCTTCGGTTAAGTCTAGATGTTGTTTACCCGTAGGAGTAGCATCTAAAGCGAGGTAAAGATGAATTTTATTGCTATCTTTGACGGGGTTATCATAAAGAGTTGCTAATTTAATAAAGTGTTGAGCAATATAACCGGTTTCCTCTTCTAATTCTCGACGCGCAGCAGTTAAACTATCTTCTTCTTGAGCTTCAAAACTACCGGCGGGAAGTTCTAATAAAATTTCTT belongs to Gloeothece citriformis PCC 7424 and includes:
- a CDS encoding DUF4359 domain-containing protein; the protein is MKIIRLLGVFTGVTLAMMGGVMAMSNPGQNDYESYATEQLAGHLKQSVCTQISGEMKAVLRSGCKTLVDTGRPQMKSIIAQTTRRQNFVLFSIYQTDLAFSSPIPSYQFGTIGVMQKFYTYESDEY
- a CDS encoding NUDIX hydrolase codes for the protein MTQIKKWTSINSQLILNNKWCKVKQDCVKLPNGLIVDDYFVNLRPEIALVLPITPEQNIVFVRQYRHGVEEILLELPAGSFEAQEEDSLTAARRELEEETGYIAQHFIKLATLYDNPVKDSNKIHLYLALDATPTGKQHLDLTEDIEVILIPMTAIKQKITEGEISVSGTVAALYLGLDYINYPTT